The following are from one region of the Streptomyces rubrogriseus genome:
- a CDS encoding serine hydrolase domain-containing protein: protein MPPLRQEVEAGAAGLDPGALARLDLHFARQVDEGRLPGFLVAVARGGRVAHLTVHGQRDVAAGLPVTADTLWRIYSMTKPVTSVAVLTLVEEGRLALDDPVDRYLPAFAEPRVYVGGTGENVVTRPASGPVRVRHLMTHTAGLTFGFYRTHPVDALYRAAGVESSVRPGADLAETVDLYASLPLQFDPGTEWNYSVASNVLGRLVEVVSGQPLDVFCAERVFGPLGMTDTGFHVTDAQAGRLAELYGETEDGGIAPVPGLPLRGRPRFLSGSGGLASSAHDVHRFAELLRRRGELDGIRLLAPATVDLMTRNHLPGGADLRSFGSRPAHDEPGNDGVGFGLGVSVVTDPSRTRSPSNLGTYGWSGVATTTFWVDPGRDLTVQFMTQVRPRSSHTVYPDLKRLVHEALTD from the coding sequence ATGCCACCCCTGCGGCAGGAGGTTGAGGCGGGTGCGGCCGGGCTGGACCCCGGGGCGCTGGCCCGGCTGGACCTGCACTTCGCCCGGCAGGTCGACGAGGGCCGGCTGCCCGGGTTCCTGGTGGCCGTCGCGCGCGGCGGCCGCGTCGCCCATCTGACCGTGCACGGACAGCGGGACGTCGCGGCCGGACTCCCGGTGACGGCCGACACACTGTGGCGGATCTACTCCATGACCAAGCCCGTCACGTCCGTGGCGGTGCTGACCCTGGTGGAAGAGGGCCGGCTGGCGCTGGACGACCCCGTCGACCGGTACCTGCCGGCCTTCGCCGAGCCGCGGGTGTACGTCGGCGGGACCGGCGAGAACGTCGTCACCCGCCCCGCCTCCGGTCCGGTGCGGGTCCGGCACCTGATGACCCATACCGCGGGGCTGACGTTCGGCTTCTACCGCACCCACCCCGTGGACGCGCTGTACCGGGCGGCCGGGGTGGAGTCCTCGGTGCGGCCGGGTGCCGACCTGGCCGAGACGGTGGACCTCTACGCGAGCCTGCCCCTGCAGTTCGATCCGGGCACCGAGTGGAACTACTCCGTGGCCAGCAACGTACTGGGGCGGCTGGTGGAAGTGGTGTCCGGGCAGCCCCTCGACGTGTTCTGCGCCGAGCGCGTCTTCGGACCGCTCGGTATGACGGACACCGGGTTCCACGTCACCGACGCGCAGGCGGGCCGCCTGGCCGAGCTGTACGGCGAGACCGAGGACGGCGGCATCGCGCCGGTCCCCGGGCTGCCGCTGCGGGGCCGGCCGCGGTTCCTGTCGGGCAGCGGCGGTCTGGCCTCGTCCGCCCACGACGTGCACCGCTTCGCGGAACTGCTGCGGCGCCGCGGCGAACTCGACGGGATCCGGCTGCTCGCCCCGGCGACGGTGGACCTGATGACCCGCAACCACCTCCCGGGCGGCGCCGATCTGCGGTCCTTCGGCAGCCGCCCGGCGCACGACGAACCCGGCAACGACGGCGTCGGCTTCGGTCTCGGCGTCTCCGTGGTGACCGACCCGAGCCGCACGCGGTCGCCCTCCAATCTCGGCACCTACGGCTGGAGCGGAGTGGCGACGACCACCTTCTGGGTCGACCCGGGCCGTGATCTGACGGTGCAGTTCATGACCCAGGTGCGGCCGAGGTCGTCCCACACGGTCTACCCGGACCTGAAGCGGCTCGTGCACGAGGCCCTCACGGACTGA
- the gnd gene encoding phosphogluconate dehydrogenase (NAD(+)-dependent, decarboxylating), whose translation MQIGLVGLGKMGGNMRERLRNAGHTVVGYDTNPDRADVDSLVELVDRLERPRAVWVMVPAGGATQHVIDQLATLLKPGDTVIDGGNSRWTDDERHAEDLGKRGINFVDAGVSGGVWGLENGYALMVGGDKETVDDLKPIFDALKPDGPYGYVHAGRVGAGHFSKMVHNGIEYAMMQAYAEGWELLEKVDSVDNVREVFRSWQEGTVIRSWLLDLAVNALDDDHHLEKLRGYADDSGEGRWTVEAAIDNAVPLPAITASLFARFASRQEDSPQMKMVAALRNQFGGHAVESAKK comes from the coding sequence TACGACACCAATCCCGACCGGGCCGACGTCGACAGCCTGGTCGAGCTGGTGGACCGGCTGGAGCGGCCGCGCGCGGTCTGGGTGATGGTCCCGGCCGGCGGTGCCACCCAGCACGTCATCGACCAGCTGGCGACGCTGCTCAAGCCCGGTGACACCGTCATCGACGGCGGCAACTCCCGCTGGACGGACGACGAGCGGCACGCCGAGGACCTCGGCAAGCGCGGGATCAACTTCGTCGACGCCGGTGTGTCGGGCGGCGTGTGGGGGCTGGAGAACGGATATGCCCTGATGGTCGGCGGCGACAAGGAGACCGTCGACGACCTCAAGCCGATCTTCGACGCGCTCAAGCCGGACGGCCCCTACGGCTACGTCCACGCGGGCCGGGTCGGCGCCGGGCACTTCTCCAAGATGGTCCACAACGGCATCGAGTACGCCATGATGCAGGCCTACGCCGAGGGCTGGGAGCTGCTGGAGAAGGTCGACTCCGTGGACAACGTCCGCGAGGTCTTCCGCTCCTGGCAGGAGGGCACCGTCATCCGGTCCTGGCTCCTGGACCTGGCCGTCAACGCCCTTGACGACGACCACCACCTGGAGAAGCTGCGCGGCTACGCCGACGACTCGGGCGAGGGCCGCTGGACCGTGGAGGCGGCGATCGACAACGCCGTGCCGCTGCCCGCGATCACGGCCTCCCTCTTCGCGCGGTTCGCGTCCCGCCAGGAGGACTCGCCGCAGATGAAGATGGTCGCCGCGCTGCGCAACCAGTTCGGTGGCCACGCCGTGGAGTCGGCCAAGAAGTAG
- the ribA gene encoding GTP cyclohydrolase II: MTEKIGVLGKKTAQRTDVERIVMTPLPTVYGKFRAFGYFDHERGDEQVALVYGDLGAEDVLTRLHSECLTGDAFGSQHCECGAQLATALRQVADAGSGVVVYLRGHEGRGIGLLAKLRAMALQAEGLDTVEANLALGLPVDARDYGVAARILDDLGVRSVRLMSNNPRKREALVRHGIQVAEQVPLLIPPCESNITYLRTKRERLDHHLPHLDAAMAHVSS; encoded by the coding sequence ATGACAGAAAAAATCGGTGTACTCGGCAAGAAGACGGCACAGCGCACGGACGTGGAGCGGATCGTGATGACGCCGCTTCCCACCGTGTACGGGAAATTCAGGGCGTTCGGCTATTTCGACCACGAACGCGGCGACGAGCAAGTGGCCCTCGTGTACGGCGACCTCGGCGCCGAAGACGTGCTCACCCGGCTCCACTCGGAGTGCCTGACCGGCGACGCCTTCGGCTCCCAGCACTGCGAGTGCGGCGCCCAACTCGCCACCGCGCTCCGGCAGGTGGCCGACGCGGGCAGTGGCGTCGTGGTCTACCTGCGCGGGCACGAGGGGCGCGGCATCGGCCTGCTCGCCAAACTGCGCGCGATGGCGTTGCAGGCCGAGGGCCTGGACACGGTGGAGGCGAACCTCGCCCTCGGCCTGCCGGTGGACGCCCGGGACTACGGCGTCGCCGCGCGGATCCTCGACGACCTCGGGGTGCGTTCGGTGCGGCTGATGTCCAACAACCCGCGCAAGCGCGAGGCGTTGGTGCGGCACGGCATCCAGGTCGCCGAGCAGGTGCCGCTGCTGATACCGCCGTGCGAGTCGAACATCACCTACCTGCGCACCAAGCGGGAGCGGCTCGACCACCACCTGCCGCACCTGGACGCCGCGATGGCACACGTCTCGTCCTGA
- a CDS encoding lysylphosphatidylglycerol synthase transmembrane domain-containing protein, protein MSAPTLPTVSTAPTAVLPTPVRPHAPTGVAAPRRRALRAHLGTLAGTAVLAVLVWRLGTGAFLDGLRRIDGPTVLAALGIGLVTTVFSAWRWTLVARGLRIRLPLAAAVADYYRALFLNAALPGGVLGDVHRAVRHGRSAGDLGRGVRAVVLERVAGQLALMGVGAGVLLTMPSPVRAEARHLAPLVALALAGALAVVLALRMNRAPARRGRAVRTALGEARHGLLSRRNLPGIALSSAVVLAGHLTMFVLAARVAGSAASVAALTPLAVLALLAMGLPLNVGGWGPREGVTAWAFGAAGLGAGTGLGVAVVYGVLSLVASLPGVAVLVGRRYAARYTRSPSEPSEPSESSYVDGVPAVSAVSSAKYSPKESARLSSSSFPFSAEPSEGRPMTPESV, encoded by the coding sequence GTGAGCGCACCGACTCTGCCGACGGTGTCGACCGCACCGACGGCGGTACTGCCGACGCCGGTACGCCCGCACGCCCCGACCGGCGTCGCGGCTCCCCGCCGCCGCGCCCTGCGCGCCCACCTCGGCACGCTCGCCGGCACCGCCGTCCTCGCCGTGCTCGTGTGGCGGCTGGGGACCGGCGCCTTCCTGGACGGGCTGCGCCGGATCGACGGGCCCACCGTGCTGGCGGCCCTCGGGATCGGACTGGTCACCACGGTGTTCAGTGCCTGGCGTTGGACCCTGGTCGCCCGCGGGCTGCGCATCCGGCTGCCGCTCGCGGCGGCCGTCGCCGACTACTACCGCGCCCTGTTCCTCAACGCGGCCCTGCCCGGCGGCGTCCTCGGCGACGTGCACCGGGCGGTGCGGCACGGGCGGAGCGCCGGTGACCTGGGGCGGGGCGTGCGGGCCGTCGTCCTCGAACGGGTCGCGGGGCAGCTCGCGTTGATGGGTGTCGGGGCCGGCGTACTGCTCACGATGCCGTCCCCGGTGCGCGCCGAGGCACGCCACCTCGCACCCCTCGTGGCCCTCGCCCTGGCCGGCGCGCTCGCCGTCGTCCTCGCCCTGCGCATGAACCGGGCCCCCGCGCGCCGGGGCCGGGCCGTGCGGACGGCGCTCGGTGAGGCACGGCACGGGCTGCTGTCCCGGCGGAACCTGCCGGGCATCGCCCTCTCCTCCGCCGTCGTGCTCGCCGGACACCTCACGATGTTCGTGCTCGCCGCCCGGGTCGCCGGCAGCGCGGCCTCCGTCGCCGCGCTCACACCGCTGGCCGTGCTGGCGCTGCTCGCCATGGGGCTGCCGCTGAACGTCGGCGGCTGGGGCCCGCGGGAGGGCGTCACCGCGTGGGCGTTCGGCGCGGCGGGGCTCGGCGCGGGCACCGGGCTGGGCGTGGCGGTGGTGTACGGCGTGCTCAGCCTCGTGGCGAGCCTGCCCGGCGTCGCCGTCCTCGTCGGACGTCGGTACGCCGCGCGCTACACGCGCTCGCCGTCGGAGCCCTCGGAGCCGTCGGAGTCGTCGTACGTGGACGGCGTCCCCGCCGTCTCGGCCGTCAGCAGTGCGAAATATTCCCCGAAGGAATCCGCCAGGCTTTCCAGTAGTTCCTTCCCCTTTTCCGCCGAACCCAGTGAAGGACGCCCGATGACACCGGAATCGGTGTAG
- a CDS encoding membrane-associated oxidoreductase: MEINDLTPAESRLWRAFASGTDVDFRSADSSAADSSAADFDDPAVGGAWGPERTVRASVLRSLLLDGPREDGRVAALSLAGARVTGRLDLQYATVDHPVRLRHCHFDEAPRFYGARLRELNLSESVLPGLISHAVRVEGVLRLTRARFSGTVRLAGAEVTGSLYLESTRIETPDTEWPVLQLNQAVLGADLWAPGLRAGGEVRLTGARVAGTVNLNDSVLDRPGGTAVQAETLAAEADVLLRRADVRGRLELRGARIPGRLDLSHARLANAGNTALRASSCVIGELWLREGPAVQGALNLRRAQVDVLFLQPEVVPAWVQLNDLTYTSLVPHEPAERRLPMLEKGDSYLPFTYEQLTAAYRRIGDDDAARLVQLAKQRRRRRTLPWYGRLWGHLQDIAVGYGFRPLRAGGWLLSLLAVGSVVYGLHHPPPLKPEEAPGFNPVFYTLDLLLPVISFGQENAFSPKGGYQTLSYVLVITGWILATTVITGLTRTVSRQ, translated from the coding sequence ATGGAGATCAACGACCTGACACCGGCCGAGTCGCGTCTTTGGCGGGCGTTCGCCTCGGGCACCGACGTGGACTTCCGCTCCGCGGACTCCTCCGCCGCGGACTCCTCCGCCGCGGACTTCGACGACCCCGCCGTGGGCGGCGCCTGGGGCCCGGAGCGGACCGTGCGCGCGAGCGTGCTGCGGTCCCTGCTCCTGGACGGCCCCCGGGAGGACGGCCGGGTCGCGGCGCTCAGCCTGGCCGGCGCCCGCGTCACCGGACGGTTGGACCTGCAGTACGCCACGGTCGACCACCCCGTGCGGCTGCGGCACTGCCACTTCGACGAGGCCCCGAGGTTCTACGGAGCCCGGCTGCGCGAGCTGAACCTGAGCGAGTCCGTGCTGCCCGGGCTGATCTCGCACGCGGTCCGGGTGGAGGGCGTACTGCGGCTGACCCGGGCCCGGTTCAGCGGTACGGTGCGGCTTGCGGGGGCGGAGGTCACCGGCAGCCTGTACCTGGAGAGCACCCGCATCGAGACGCCGGACACCGAGTGGCCGGTGCTCCAGCTGAACCAGGCGGTGCTGGGCGCCGACCTGTGGGCGCCGGGTCTGCGCGCGGGTGGCGAGGTCCGGCTCACCGGTGCCCGGGTGGCCGGCACCGTCAACCTCAACGACTCGGTGCTGGACCGGCCGGGCGGCACCGCCGTCCAGGCCGAGACGCTCGCCGCCGAGGCCGACGTACTGCTGCGGCGCGCGGACGTCCGGGGCCGGCTGGAGCTGCGCGGTGCCCGGATACCCGGCCGACTGGACCTGTCGCACGCCCGGCTGGCCAACGCCGGGAACACCGCGCTGCGTGCCAGCAGTTGCGTGATCGGCGAACTCTGGCTGCGGGAGGGCCCGGCGGTGCAGGGGGCGCTCAATCTGCGCCGCGCCCAGGTGGACGTGCTGTTCCTCCAGCCGGAGGTGGTGCCGGCCTGGGTCCAGCTCAACGACCTCACCTACACGTCGCTCGTCCCGCACGAGCCCGCCGAGCGTCGGCTGCCGATGCTGGAGAAGGGGGACAGCTACCTCCCCTTCACCTACGAGCAGCTGACCGCCGCCTACCGGCGCATCGGTGACGACGACGCGGCCCGCCTCGTACAGCTCGCCAAGCAGCGGCGGCGCCGGCGCACCCTGCCCTGGTACGGCCGCCTGTGGGGGCACCTCCAGGACATCGCGGTCGGCTACGGCTTCCGTCCGCTGCGCGCGGGCGGCTGGCTGCTGTCGCTGCTCGCGGTCGGCTCGGTCGTCTACGGACTGCACCACCCGCCGCCACTCAAACCGGAGGAGGCCCCCGGCTTCAACCCGGTCTTCTACACGCTGGACCTGCTGCTGCCGGTGATCTCCTTCGGTCAGGAGAACGCGTTCTCGCCCAAGGGCGGGTATCAGACGCTCTCCTACGTCCTGGTCATCACCGGCTGGATCCTGGCCACGACCGTGATCACGGGTCTGACCCGCACCGTCAGCCGCCAGTGA